Proteins encoded together in one Benincasa hispida cultivar B227 chromosome 1, ASM972705v1, whole genome shotgun sequence window:
- the LOC120080021 gene encoding uncharacterized protein LOC120080021: MDQEERMLKTTSHLEPSTSVAGEPAVPLNAPFHRHLMKKNDEQQFKRFLEPLRQLYINIPLTEALEQIPKYFKFFKDILAKKRIVSETEVIALTQECNTLVSNSVPKKQKDPGSFTVPCSIGGLDVGHALCDLGASINLMSLSIFKKLRIGKAQPTSVTLQLADRTIKYLEGKIEDVLVKVDNFIFPVDFIILDYEADREVPIILGRPFLATRKV; encoded by the coding sequence AtggatcaagaagaaagaatgcTTAAGACCACAAGCCATTTAGAACCCAGTACGTCTGTCGCGGGAGAACCTGCGGTGCCGCTGAATGCACCATTCCATAGACatctgatgaagaagaatgatgaacaacaattCAAGCGCTTTCTTGAGCCCCTGAGGCAATTGTATATCAACATTCCACTTACAGAAGCCCTGGAGCAGATaccaaaatatttcaaattttttaaggacattttAGCGAAAAAAAGAATAGTCAGCGAAACGGAAGTAATCGCACTAACGCAGGAATGCAACACGTTAGTAAGCAATAGTGTACCAAAGAAACAGAAGGACCCTGGGAGCTTCACAGTTCCTTGCTCGATAGGAGGATTGGATGTGGGTCATGCGTTGTGCGATTTGGGAGCTAGCATTAATCTCATGTCTCTCTCAATCTTTAAGAAATTGAGAATTGGCAAAGCACAACCCACTTCTGTTACTCTTCAGCTCGCTGACAGAACAATCAAGTACCTagaaggaaagattgaagacgTTCTGGTAAAGGTTGATAACTTCATATTTCCAGTAGACTTTATTATCTTGGATTATGAAGCAGATAGGGAGGTACCGATTATCCTTGGACGCCCTTTCTTAGCTACTAGGAAAGTTtga